One window of the Candidozyma auris chromosome 6, complete sequence genome contains the following:
- the GUK1 gene encoding guanylate kinase — MPRPVVISGPSGTGKSTLLKKLLAEFPDKFGFSVSNTTRAPRAGEKDGVDYHFTTVDDFKKMIDEKKFIEWAQFSGNYYGTSIKAVDDVAKQNKICILDIDMQGVKAVKQSSLDARYLFLSPPSIDTLRERLTGRGTETEESIAKRIAAAAAEMEYAQTGAHDKIVVNDDLEKAYQEFKEFIVDEQ; from the coding sequence ATGCCTAGGCCCGTTGTCATCTCTGGCCCTTCCGGAACCGGGAAGTCCACTcttttaaaaaaattgcttGCGGAGTTTCCCGACAAGTTTGGGTTCTCTGTGTCGAACACCACCAGAGCTCCAAGAGCTGGAGAGAAGGACGGTGTGGACTACCATTTCACCACTGTGgacgacttcaagaagatgattgaCGAGAAAAAGTTCATTGAGTGGGCTCAGTTTTCTGGAAACTACTACGGCACTTCCATTAAGGCCGTGGACGATGTGGCCAAGCAGAACAAGATCTGTATTTTGGACATCGATATGCAAGGAGTCAAGGCGGTGAAGCAGCTGTCGCTCGATGCCCGCTACTTGTTTTTGAGCCCGCCTTCCATTGACACTTTGAGGGAGAGATTGACCGGCAGAGGCACAGAGACTGAGGAGTCCATTGCAAAGAGAATCGCCGCTGCAGCTGCTGAGATGGAGTATGCCCAGACCGGTGCTCACGATAAAATCGTGGTGAATGAtgacttggagaaggcgTACCAGGAGTTCAAGGAGTTTATTGTGGATGAGCAGTGA